In the Lepidochelys kempii isolate rLepKem1 chromosome 4, rLepKem1.hap2, whole genome shotgun sequence genome, CCCAGCAATGAAATATCTGCagttggcccaggtcagctgactcagaatTGCAGAGCTCGGGCTGCGGCACTGTAAAAttgctgggctccagcctgagcctgaatgtctacccAGCTATTTTTAGTCCCGCAGCCTAAGCCctgtgaacccaagtcagctgatcaaGGCCAGCCACAGtcatgctgcaggtcttttattccagtgtagacatgccctagaTGTCCCCAGCTCCTGGACAGCCATAATAAACTTCTGCGAGGGTGTTTACTACAGGTCCTTTGCAGGATATAATCACAGCAAGAAATTTGTCCATTTATATTGAGCCATAATACAAAGTATGTCCTTGTTACAGGAGCTAAAGCTCTTTGCACACTGTGAAATCAGGGAAGAGAGGGAAAGGACACACAGAGCACTCTTTTCATTTCTACAACAGAAGTAAAATCTCAAATAATACTGACTGGATCATGGTTTATAATTTGGATTAGAATATGCTAGTTGGAAAACATGTTGAAAATTGTGACAGTTGTTATACATTCTCTTTTCTAGACAATGAAAATGTAGTTTCTGAGTACAACACAGAGATAGAGCAGCACTATACGTACGTCAGAGAGAACATAGACAACAACATCCCGTCTAGCCTCCGAGTCCTCCGTTCCATTGTGGATACCTTAcagaaaaagatacaaaaactgGAAAATGCTATAGCATCCCAAATGGACAATTGCCGCTCTTCGTGCATTGTTTCCTGTACTATCCCAGTGGTGTCAGGCAAAGGTAACTCATTTAGGGGTATAGAAATCTCTCCCTTATATCATTGTACAACTGGACAGATGCATTATGGGCACAAGTTCACATTCCTCCGAAGCATATGACACCAGTCACTACTTCTGCCCAGAGTTGATGGACCACTGACCTGATCCAGTATTGAAAATCATATATATATTAcctgtcttatttatttattgtgcatgggattttcaaaggcacctaagtgatttaggagcagaagtcccactgactttcaaaaaGGCATTGTGCGTCAGTGGGAcctgtgctcctaagtcactaaggagtttttgaaaatctcatcttaTAAGGGATAGTGGGACAATACAGGTATATTATTCTTTCTTTCGTGATTCCCTTCTATGtcattttaatttataatttaaatcaaagtgaaatCGAGCAGAATTAGATGTTTGTAAGATATTCCTGTATAATTAGCATACAGAAAGCTATTCTGTTAATTATTGTCTTTATGCAGAGGATTGTTCTACTAGAATTTCATAGATCCCTCAGAAACATAAACTGTTGATTTATGATTGCAGAATGTGAAGACATTATCAGAAAAGGAGGTGATTCATCTGAAATGTACCTCATTCAGCCTGATGCTTTCTTCAGACCATACAAGGTTTACTGTGATATGACCACAGCAAAAGGAGGTAAGTGTGAGATAAACTATAGCGCTTTGATAGGGATAACTATAAATATTCACAAAACTGAATTTGCACTGGTCCTGTATTTCTTTGCATTTGTGCTCATCTGAGATTATAACTTTTGGCACTAATTATTAGTTAATCTAAAGCAATTGTTCTCATGCTATGGCTTGTGAACCATTGCAAAATGTCATCTACAGAAAGTTTTGAGAACTATGTGCTGAGGGATCTGAGTGCTGGAGTGGAAGGTGGCCCATACATAGTAGGATCTTTCTCTAATAAAGTTGAGAAAGAATTGTTGTATAGTCACTGACTGGGCTTGGTAGATGAAATTTTGAATCATTGTATATCTTACTGTGGCTAGATTGAAGTGCCATATCACAGCTGTGCTCAGGAGCAAGAAGGGAGTGTGACTGCCCCCACCTCCACATCCTCCAGGTTGGCTTTGTTAGGCCTTCCTGGAGCTTGGGTCCAGGCCCTGTGCAGAATGCAAGGACTGAGCCCCAGATGCTCCCAATTTGAACCAAGTGGAAGGGAATGAGCAGATAGGGGAGGTTtggctccttccccaccctgccctatTCACTGGCCAGAGGAGTTGGCTGGGTGCATGGAGGGGAGTAACTTGCATGCTTTCAAGGCCTGCAATGtattaaaacctccagtgatggagattccacaacctcactggGTAATTTgttcctaactgtaaggatagttgagcactggaacaaattacctaaaGAGATTGTGCAATCTCTGGCACTGGAggttaagaataggttagacaaatacctgtcggggatggtcgagaccagtgatactcagagtGAGGCTCATAAGCCGCaaatggctctttaatgtgtctcctacgctttttgcagcacatgatatgaaaacactgtgtgatttaattattaaccaatctaagttattaaccaatcagaatgcttttactatgttattaaccaattgtggttgataaaataataatatgtgatcagtcattttgctgtgagaataacatAGATATAAACTGAATATTTcccctgtcatactgtttaaatatgaacatACAGTACTATAgtgaatgaaacaatgaattcacatacCGTGGTTCTTTtaggtaatgttgatcactaatttggctcctgaaccactgaggtctgagtattactggtctagagaatacttagtcctacctcagtgcaggggactggactagatgatctactgaGATCCATTCTAGTTCCAcattcctatgattctgtgattctacttCTTCCCTCTGTGCCCCAAGCAAGAGGGGAAAATGGGAATAACTGTGCCTCTAAGACTTTCTCTGCCTCCCAGTGCTCCTCCTGGGGGCAGCACAGCTCCCTGTCACCCGTAACTCACAACGAAGTAAATATCTAGCCAAGTATGAAAACATTACAAGCATTCTTTGCTTCTGACATGGAGATAGGCATTCAGGGCAGCACAGTAGTTTAACTGTTTATAGATTATTTCAGAGAGTGCACACTCCAAAGATTGCACTCTTGCTTCATTAGTGCTGTGATCACATCTGTAATAAGGGACCAAACATGTCCCTTTGGTCTGTCTCTTCCGGCCTTACTCACAGTATATggtactactcaatgtgagtaggGGTGGTAGAACTAGGCCCTTACAtgctgggatcctcccaccttgcagggtcctagagcccgagcccagaagtctacacagcaatgaaacagtcccaTGAGCCCAAGCTCTGCAATCCTGAGTCTGCTGTCACGTGCCAGCtataggtttttctttgctgtatagacatatcCGAAGGGTCCAGTCCTGCTCCAGTTTAAGTCAATGGCACAGCTCCCTCTAGTAGGGTTGACTGTCTCCTGAGAGCTCCCTTGTGGTCAGAGGTCACTCTGCAGTgccctgcctctgttttcccctaTTTAGGACTCCTTACACAGACTCCATACGCTTTTTCTATGATCAGAATACCCATTCTTTGTGTCTGGGTTTACTCACAGAatataaactaaaaataaaacatacagTCCCATATCAAAGTCCAACAGACAAACAGTTCTCTTCCTACTCCCAGGCCTTTCTGCCTAGGGAGGCCTTTCTGTTTCCTGCTTGCTcgggtctctcccaggcctccctTCCTGGAGAGCTTTGCAGCCCGTTTCTTTTTGTCCCCCTGCTTGCCCAGGATCTCTTTTGCCTTAGCTGCCTATTCCCAGCCCTTCCTAGCTGGAGTCTTAGTCCCAAATCCCAGGACTCTGCTGGAACCTGCTGCACTCCTAGCAGTATCTACTCTCCCGGAGTGAGcacccatccatccacccccgTCACTGCAGCTTTCAGCTGCTCTTTCTAGGGTAATCACCTGATATCTCTTGAGTTGTGCCTCTTTCAGTAATCGGGGTTGGCTAGTCCCAGGCCCTCCAGCTCCTCTTACACACCCCCTGACACAAACAGAAGCCGGATTACACGCTAACACTATTTGTTCTCTTGTTAATTGCATTTTAATTCACATATTTTTGCCCCTGCAGGTTGGACTGTGATTCAGAACCGCCAGGATGGCAGCGTTGGCTTTGGGAGAACATGGGATGCATATAAAAAAGGATTTGGAAATATTGCAAAAAGTGGAGGGAAAAAATACTGTGATACTCCAGGTAAAATTCTGAATACAAACCTTAAAGCGCTTCTTTTATTAACACTTTTTTCTCAGGTTTCTTAAAACTGTCCACACTTGATTCAAAGGATGTTCATTAACTGTAGCAGATTTATGGGAAAATGGTAAAGTTGCCTTAAAACATATTCTGAAAGTGGGTTCACTGAGTTTCCTTTTATTGGTTGTCAGGTGAATATTGGCTTGGAAATGACAAAATCAGCCAGCTTACCAAAATGGGACCAACTGAAGTTTTAATTGAAATGGAGGACTGGAATGGTGAAAAGGTTTCAGCTCTTTatggaggattcaccatacaaAATGAGGCAAACAAGTATCAGATATCAGTTAGTAACTATAGAGGCACGGCTGGCAATGCTCTTATGGATGGAGCTTCACAACTGTATGGCGAGAACAGAACAATGACAGTTCACAATGGCATGTTCTTCAGCACTTTTGACAGAGACAATGATGGATGGTATGTACTTGCattagcaattttttaaaatatcaagatAAAGCTATCAAATTGTAGATCTTACTGCTTTGTATGCATCTGGATATGGATTGTTCCACAGTCTTTTAGAATAGGCTAATATGTGCTAATTCTGCAAAATTTCACAATCTCTTAGGATAAATTTACTATCTGCTGGTCACCAGCCAAATGCATGCACTGCACCACTGAAGTATccaagagcagaatctgaccaAATGAAATGATAATTTAGACTAGAGCTGTACCAGAATCAAATACAAAGCACCTGCAGGCACACTGGAGTAGTGGGTTGAAGTTGTTCTAAGAATCACATCAGTGTCCACAGGCTGGCACCTTTGGACGGTGTATTATCATTCACAGTAACTCATGAGGTTATGGCCCCAATCTTACTGTCACTGAAGCCAAGGAAAATTttgacactgaagtcagtgggagcaggatcattGGGCTTCAGTCAGCGTGAGCCAAAAAGGAAGGAGATCCACTGCTGAAATTAGCAAAATATCCTGTTCTAAAGGATAAATTCTACCTAATCAAGAAAATAAAGAATTTCAATTGTTAGTGATAAAGTGCATAATTTAGAATCTCTTTGGCACTATATCGCTAAAATGCCTTCTAACCCTTTTACATAGTCATTTACTCTATTATAATATTTACTAATAGAGGAATTGCTTGTGTTGGCAAATCCATATGGTACGTCTTGTTCGGTGCCATTAAATTACAATGATATTTGCATTAGAAACAACATATACAATATAACATACTGTAGGATCTTTGTGTGCCAGTTTTCttagtttttaattaaattcaaTAGGTGAATCCTTATTATTGTGCATGGCCTTATGCAGTGAGTACCAGTGGCAGCTGTACAATATTTGGTGTGGTAGTTCTCTTTTCTACCACTATCTTTTTCAGATGTAGACATGCAGAAAAATTGTGCATTGGAGTGATCTATCATAAGCACTTTTtcactttgttatttttaaaatgtgtgccaTTTTTTATGCTTATCAGAATGAGGAATCAAATATAGTGCAAATTTTCCTGTGCAATTCTACCAATGCACCTCCGGCATCCCTGTTACATAAATCTTTGACTTCTCTGAAGCAGATTTTTCTAATTCTCTGGTAGCCTTATGGAGTGAACAAACATACAGTAGAGACTAGAATAAGATTGCCAGAATAATTCCTTCCAAAGTTGCATTTGAACCCAGGTATCCAGAAATGAAAGTCTAGTGCATGAACCCACTCTGACACCTTGTTTCTGTCCAGTCTCTTATTGAAACCAGGCCCCATATAAGTTTTAGTTAGGAATGTAATTAAGTCTATCCTGTGACCATTTACAGAACTGATAGGTATTAGCCGATAAACTAAAGTGATCTTTCAAAAAAGATGCAGTATAATTGTATACAATTTGTTTCCAAATTCTTTGGGATAATTTCTTAAAACAGGAGATTGCCTAATGGGGTGGTCTCTTGTTCAAGATTCATTGTAGATGGATGTTTCTTCTGAGCCTAGTCTTTTCATTATCAATTCTTTGGCTGTTGGGGCTCAGACCATATGCTATTATGCATAACACATTCCTAGATGAAGTGTCTAGAACAAACTCTAGATGATCAATCATCTGTGGAAAGTTCAGAGATAACTTTTACTACATCTTGAGGATCAGAAAACACAGATTCATACACACACTCATGTAAACAGAAATAAGAATATAAGctataagaatggccctactgggtcagaccaaaggtccatctagcccagtatcttgtcttctgacagtggccaatgccaggtgccccagagggaatgaacagaacaggtaatcatcaagtgatccatcccctgtttctcattcccagcttctggcaaacagaggctagggacaccatccctgctcatcctggctaatagccactgatggacctatcctccatgaatttatctagttcttttttgaaccctgttatggtcttggccttcacaacatcctctgacaagaagttccacaggttgactgtgcattgtgtgaagaagtacttccttttatttgttttaaaccagctgcctattaatttcatttagtgacccctagttgttgtgttatgagaagtagtaaacaacacttccttatctactttctccacaccagtcatgattttatagacctcagtcatatctccCATTGCtgactcttttccaagctgaaaagtcccagtcttattaatctctcctcatatggaagccattccatgcccctaatcatttttgttgtccttttctgaaacttttccaattccaatatatcttttttgagatggggcaaccacatctgcacacattattcaagatgtaggagtaccatgggtttatatagaggcaacatgatattttctgtcctattatctatccttttcttaattattgccagcattctgtttgcttttttgactgctgctgcacattgagtggatgtttcagaaaactatccacaatgactccaagatttctttcttgtgtgataacagctaatttagacccccatcattttatatgtatagttgggattatgttttccaatgtgctttgcatttatcaacattaaatttcatctgccattttgttgcccagtgacccagttttgagagatccatttgtagctcttcacagcctgcctgggtcttaactatctttagtaattttgtattttgTAAAATTTTGTATTCTGTAAAAATGTATTGTATTGATTAGCTACAGTGCCACTATTAACTATGTATTTCtctcctctcacccccccccacaccttgtAGGGTTCATGCAGATCCAAGAAAACAGTGTTCTAAAGAAGATGGTGGTGGTTGGTGGTACAATCGATGCCATTCAGCCAATCCCAATGGCAGATACTATTGGGGAGGGCAGTACACATGGGATATGGCAAAACACGGCACAGATGATGGAGTTGTATGGATGAACTGGAAAGGGTCATGGTATTCATTGAAGAAGATGAGTATGAAGATTAGACCATTCTTTCCACAATAATCATCATTAAAATGAACGTCATATGTTTTCATGTCCATATCGAAGTTAACTTCTTTTAGTGCATGATATTTGATTTTGCCTTTACATAAGAGAATCAAAAATACCAAAGTTTATATGTCTGACTATATTGTGACTTGAATTGGAGAAGTCATGCTGAATACAACCCTATGTCTGacccattaaaaaaaacttgCAAGTGTCTTTTGTACCATTTGTACTTGATCCCAAGATGGAAGTAACTGAAAATATCAATTCCTTTTGCTTATAAAACAATTCAAAATCAGATATGAGGAGAGAGCTTCACTGAAAATGTTTAAAGTAACTAAAATCTTAAACCAAAAGTGTCTTATAAATTATACTTATTTATATGTTACCAGTGAATAAGCAAATGTGTTCAAATAGGTGGCAGAAGATATATTAATgttcattaaatattttctacTACTGCAGAAGAATGTATTCTTATTCAGAAAAATGCACAAAGTAGCACAAAACAAAGTTATTTCCTTGACCAACACAGGCTATAGGGATCTAGTGACATTTCACTCTGCACCCCTCTCTTCCCTTCAGGACCAGTCCCAGAAGCAAACCTCCCTCCTGCAGGCCTCTCTCAGCCCTCTATAAGTATCACTtgaccccttcccagctgggtctgataattggacagagctgcctggcctcaGGCCCCTAGCCCATAGAGGGGCAGACTGCTCTGTTACAGCCTCCATAGGGAGGCAGAAACCCCCTTTCTATGGCCACAGGTTCCTGTCCACACCTGATCATGGAGGGGACCTCAGTCCTTCAGCAAAACCTCCACTGATGTTAAGCAAAGAAGGTTAGTGTGACAAGAACTGAGTGAGGACTACAAGAGTGTGTCCATGATTACCTCTTTGTCAGTACCTAAAGATATTGTTACAATACATGCTAAACCATGTGATTAGAAGCAGGGAGAGTCCAGTCACACTCTCAGTTATCAGTCGCACAAAGAAAACTTATGCACAGTAAATATTTGTCGGTTAGCTTTAAATTTAAAGGTACACATCTCCACGATAAGCACAATGCATCTTTGTTACTCACAGGATGTAATTGTTCTTCCATTCAGATAAgcttttgattaaataaaattcTTATCGGTATGTTGTTGTATAAAAAATAGCACATTTGTATATGAACCCTAGCTACACACTACAGGAAAGAAAcatatgaagaaaaaaatgtatcaTTAAACCTAGCATGCTATTATGAACCATTCACACTGAGTATTCTGTTACtagtcctattaaagtcaatgggattcctcTCACAGCAATGTACTCCTGAATATGAGTAaaagtggcagaatcaggctctaacaGACCGTAGAGGCTTTCAATCAAATGCTTTCCACACTCTGAATAAGGTTGTTTTGGGAACCTTGCTTTGGTGAGTTACAGCAATGTATCTTATTTTAAAACTGTAGTATTTATGGTGAGCTAGCCACCAGatgtgcccgttactttggggtatgctcatttattagggttactcttcgggGGGGgagttctgtaattctattaatgtactgcgtatgtcacttgtgtgttcatatggagctctactccttccttctgcaagtcccctcccattggagctatcctgcaggacctaggttccccaggactgGGTTCCTCTAGCCCTCGAACTAGATGAACacgtacacacagacacacacacacacacgctaacAGCGCAAGTCTGAGTGGACTGGGTCAATCAGCAGTCTCAAGCTGATCCCCTCATATGTCCCTgcactcaatgggctgggttaagcagcacctTCAAGCTGTCACTCTTATGTGCCCCTGGTCTCAAtaggctgggctgagcagcactttcagctgccccgcccccatgTGCCACAGGTTTTAACAcgtccctatcccactttcatgttacaattgtactggcagtaacccacttgatgagcaaaccccacagtatttttgggcactacagggatctttagcttaggtaaaagaagcgttgctgcagagtaaatgggggaagctaaaaacacaaaagagtaaagttcagagagagagagagaagcaaccagcttaatcataaaagttatttattgaataatagtgataactacacaaggaaggctaaaccaacataacagacattattaaaggttaatacctaaggtagaaaggaaaacagagagagagaaagagggggatctcacccactccatgaggcttgaactgggcGGGGTTCCCAgatgatggtggtagctcagggtcctgagtgctggagacaggcagagcccccagcaaaatcagtcaggagatggagtgCCAGTGGGACTGATGCATAGTTTGGATCTAAGCATCAGAACAcatacttgggcataggtaggggtttttgtagagaaaatgcaatggttcaagggagaacactagatttgtttgtgGAAAAACTGATAATTTAAAGGTTTtcttcaggctagacaataggagctgatcccTCTTGGCTcagggtggtgttttcttccagggagctcacaatgcaactaggctgtttcagtattttggatatcaatcaagtaTTTAGTACTAGAATTGGTCTGTtaattgctgagctgggtgtgttcAGGAATAGGTTCATTaatatctggagcagagattctcaTGATGCAGTGTGTCCCTGCTTTTCTGATCCCAgggttcagtgcggttctctgttcttcattctgtatgtaaattgagatgtctccctgtcccatctttcatgcagatgaggctaggggagttgtctctgttttccattctgtatggtaatggagatgtcttaatcttgtcacccttgtcaggagggttctaggtgtgtctcccatcTGCCCTTCATTGCTCTCTGCAAGCCCTTTCtctgatcagttttggttcaagaagagactggtggtggtgatgggtATCTTTCATGTGTCGGACAGGCTAGATACTGTACcatggttccccaaaaacacagagctgactggtatcaagGGGCACAGAATGAGACTGTTCAATTGTTACCTACACAAATCTACTGgccaaaacacacacagagaggaaaTAATACAGTACTATCCACgctttgcagatgggaaactgagggacagaacTCTTCAGATTTCATGTTTGACCTGAGCCAAGTCATTTAGATTTGCCACAGGTCAGACAGGAAATCTGAAGCAAACCAGGGGATTGAACCCACATTCCTggagtcccagtccagggacTTCACCACAAAAGCAACCTTCCTCTCTAATTGAATTTCTTTTATGTTGGGGGTTTCTGACAGGCAAACACTGGATCCAACAATGCTATTTGTACAGTGACTTTCAAGAGCAataattgcattttaatttaGTGGGTGTTTGTAAAGGATTGAAAAGGTTTTATAAATTGCTCATGTGACTTATGTGATGCCCTGCTTGTGAGTAAAGGATGTTTATGTGTTGGAAATGAGAAGATACTGTAGATTTTGTGGGTTTACCATTGAAAAGGCCCAGTGTTGGTCTAACAATTCATTCTGAAAGGAAGcctattacaaaaataaaaaatttgtaTTGTAAGTGATGTATTGTATAATTTTGGGCATGGGTACCCACTCATTTGCTAACTTGTTAAAGGAGAGCTCCCATTCCTAAGTGTCCCTTTTCAAGGAACATTTTAGAATATTTCAGTAAGAGTTTtgtgtgacttttaaaaaattcttcaatGTAGTTGAGGTAAATGATTAAGTTCATCAAATAATACGTCTTAAAAAGAATGTGGAATGGAATGTGACTATTATGGGAACCAGCTGACTTATTGCAAAGCACTGTTCAAATTACATCTTCTGATTTTATTTGAGTTTTTCTGTGGATTGAATGTaattcttgatttaaaatgtGATCTATTGATCCCAGAAATTATGattatatatatgtattaattatatttatatctatatatatattagatatatctatctgtctatctatctattagCGTGCCCCATCCAAATTATCAGCAAGTTGAACTCCAACTATGCCCTGAAAAAAATCACTGCATAGTAGTGTATTTTTTATGAATTAATTTCTGCTACAATATTGGTaattatgatgagataactggctctgtggatgaggggaaagcagtggacatgttgttccttgacttcagcaaagcttttgacacggtctcccacagtattcttgccagtaagttaaagaagtatgggctggatgaatggatgataaggtggatagaaagcggctagactgtcgggctcaactggtagtgatcaatggcttcatgtctagttggcagccagtatcaagtggagtgccccaagggtcagtcctcgggctggttttgttcaatatcttcattaatgatctggacgatggtgtggattgcaccctcagcaagtttgcagatgacactaaactgggaggagaggtagatatgctggagggtagggatagcatacagagggccctagacaaattagaggattgggccaaaagaaatctgatgaggttcaataaacctacagagtcctgcacttaggatggaagaatccaatgcaccgctacagactagggaccgaatggctcggcagcagttcttcagaaaaggagctaggggttacagtggacgagaagctggatatgagtcaacagtgtgccattgttgccaagaaggccaatggcattttgggatgtataagtaggggcattgccagcagatcgagggacatgatcgttcccctctatttgacattggtgaggcctcatctggagtactatgtccagttttgggccccacactgcaagaaggatgtggaaaaattggaaaacgtccagtggagggcaacaaaaatgattaggggactggaacacatgacttatgaggagaagctgagggaactgggattgtttagtctgcagaagagaagaatgaggggggatttgatagctgctttcaactacctgaaagggggttccaaagaggatagatctagactgttctcagtggtagcagatgacagaacaaggagtaatggtctcaagttgcaatgggggagatttaggttggatattaggaaaaacattttcactaggagggtggtgaaacactggaatgcgttacctagggaggtggtggaatctccttccttagaagtttttaaggtcaggcttgacaaagccctggctgggatgatttagttggggcttagtcctgctttgagcagggggttggactagatgacctcctgaggtcccttccaaccctcatattctatgattctatgactctatgatcgGTAATTGAGTAGAAGAGACCAGCAAGCTATAATCATTATTTGACTTTATCATCTTAAGTGTCTGTATTTGCTTAATTTGTGAAAATACTTAACAAAATTCAGCGGAGAAACACTTTCCCCATCAGAAATATATGGTTCGTGAAATCATAGCTGTCCTTACTATAATATCATAGTTTTATTATCCTTTATAAAGATTTATAAAAC is a window encoding:
- the FGB gene encoding fibrinogen beta chain isoform X1; its protein translation is MKLLLLCLFCVSISKSTASTDYDDEESDHRFKANGVTVDARGHRPVDRRRESAPTLRPAPPPISKGGYQARPTKPPTWAQKKEKTVYPDAGGCRHASDELGVLCPTGCELQTAMVKQEKSVKSDIWDLKNKIDKQSETSSTFYEYMNTLEDKLARRQKQIKDNENVVSEYNTEIEQHYTYVRENIDNNIPSSLRVLRSIVDTLQKKIQKLENAIASQMDNCRSSCIVSCTIPVVSGKECEDIIRKGGDSSEMYLIQPDAFFRPYKVYCDMTTAKGGWTVIQNRQDGSVGFGRTWDAYKKGFGNIAKSGGKKYCDTPGEYWLGNDKISQLTKMGPTEVLIEMEDWNGEKVSALYGGFTIQNEANKYQISVSNYRGTAGNALMDGASQLYGENRTMTVHNGMFFSTFDRDNDGWVHADPRKQCSKEDGGGWWYNRCHSANPNGRYYWGGQYTWDMAKHGTDDGVVWMNWKGSWYSLKKMSMKIRPFFPQ
- the FGB gene encoding fibrinogen beta chain isoform X2; translation: MFSSIQGVLCPTGCELQTAMVKQEKSVKSDIWDLKNKIDKQSETSSTFYEYMNTLEDKLARRQKQIKDNENVVSEYNTEIEQHYTYVRENIDNNIPSSLRVLRSIVDTLQKKIQKLENAIASQMDNCRSSCIVSCTIPVVSGKECEDIIRKGGDSSEMYLIQPDAFFRPYKVYCDMTTAKGGWTVIQNRQDGSVGFGRTWDAYKKGFGNIAKSGGKKYCDTPGEYWLGNDKISQLTKMGPTEVLIEMEDWNGEKVSALYGGFTIQNEANKYQISVSNYRGTAGNALMDGASQLYGENRTMTVHNGMFFSTFDRDNDGWVHADPRKQCSKEDGGGWWYNRCHSANPNGRYYWGGQYTWDMAKHGTDDGVVWMNWKGSWYSLKKMSMKIRPFFPQ